In one Polaribacter sp. ALD11 genomic region, the following are encoded:
- a CDS encoding glutamate-5-semialdehyde dehydrogenase: MKLLNTTIKNNVLQSMTKILDENRELLLKANKKDLDAFNKEDQAMYDRLILNNGKIDGMIKAINEVKAQEDPVNQIISNDVLENGLQVTNKTSPFGTIMIIYESRPDVTVEAAVLAFKSNNRILLKGGKEAIFSNKVLVEFWHKALTENNISEDYIKLLQMDRKETQEFLKNPTEQLDLIVPRGGERLINFVKEHATCAVLISGRGNNFLYVDEKADWNKTLAVIIDAKTAKISACNALDKILINKNIEDFNNKLKELQTVLKDRNVSILVDEDVQNVLKNESLITDKTIWRQEFLALKCCIGAVNNLNEAVEMINKYSGGHSAAIMTTNDENADNFMQQVDCAAVYKNSSTRFTDGGQLGVGAELAISTDKLHHRGPLGLKKLVTNKYYIYGKGHIRN, translated from the coding sequence ATGAAATTATTAAACACAACCATAAAAAATAATGTTTTACAAAGCATGACAAAAATTCTTGATGAAAATCGGGAATTGTTATTAAAAGCAAATAAAAAAGATTTAGATGCTTTTAATAAAGAAGACCAAGCGATGTATGATCGTTTAATTTTAAATAATGGTAAAATTGATGGAATGATAAAAGCCATCAACGAAGTAAAGGCACAAGAAGATCCTGTGAATCAAATTATTAGTAATGATGTTTTAGAAAACGGATTGCAGGTGACTAATAAAACTTCGCCATTTGGCACCATCATGATTATTTACGAATCTAGACCAGATGTTACCGTAGAAGCTGCTGTTCTAGCGTTTAAATCTAATAACAGAATTTTACTAAAAGGTGGTAAAGAAGCGATATTTAGTAACAAAGTATTGGTAGAGTTTTGGCACAAAGCATTAACTGAAAATAATATAAGTGAAGATTATATTAAGTTGTTGCAAATGGACAGAAAAGAAACACAAGAGTTTTTAAAAAACCCAACAGAACAATTAGATTTAATTGTACCAAGAGGTGGAGAACGCTTAATTAATTTTGTTAAAGAACATGCAACATGCGCCGTTTTAATAAGCGGAAGAGGAAATAACTTTTTATATGTTGATGAAAAAGCAGACTGGAATAAAACGTTGGCAGTAATAATCGATGCAAAAACCGCTAAAATTTCTGCTTGTAATGCCTTAGATAAAATCCTTATCAACAAAAATATAGAAGATTTTAACAACAAACTAAAAGAGTTACAAACTGTCTTAAAAGATAGAAATGTAAGTATATTAGTAGACGAGGATGTACAAAATGTATTGAAAAATGAGTCGCTAATTACAGATAAGACTATTTGGAGACAAGAATTTTTGGCTTTAAAATGTTGCATCGGTGCTGTTAATAATCTTAATGAAGCTGTAGAAATGATTAACAAGTATTCTGGCGGACATTCAGCAGCAATCATGACAACGAATGATGAAAACGCAGATAACTTTATGCAACAAGTAGATTGTGCTGCAGTTTATAAAAATTCATCTACCAGGTTTACAGATGGTGGGCAATTAGGTGTTGGCGCAGAATTAGCAATTAGTACCGATAAATTACACCACAGAGGTCCTTTAGGTTTGAAAAAATTAGTAACCAATAAATATTATATTTATGGTAAAGGACATATTCGTAACTAA
- the proB gene encoding glutamate 5-kinase codes for MYKERIVIKVGTNVMTNRDNRIVRPVLRRLVKQVAELYERGIISILVSSGSVIAGKEVLGESNIENETQRRQVYSAIGQPRMMRHYYNIFNDYGMKCAQVLPTKRDFSEGVHRENMINCCEGLLAEGVIPIANEDDAVSVTMSMFSDNDELASLIAQLINADKLIILTDIDGLYTGHPESESSDLITNVNPDEDLDKYIKDSNKKPGEGRGGMGSKLDYAQEAAAKNIPTYIANGKRDNTIIDIIDGKSVGTKVAL; via the coding sequence ATGTATAAAGAAAGAATAGTAATTAAAGTAGGAACAAACGTAATGACCAACAGAGACAACAGAATTGTTAGACCTGTTTTAAGACGTTTAGTAAAACAAGTTGCAGAATTATATGAACGTGGAATTATTTCCATTTTAGTTTCCTCTGGTTCTGTAATTGCTGGTAAAGAAGTTTTAGGAGAATCTAATATTGAAAATGAAACACAAAGAAGACAAGTATATTCTGCTATTGGACAACCAAGAATGATGCGCCATTATTATAATATCTTTAATGATTATGGTATGAAATGTGCCCAAGTTTTACCTACTAAAAGAGATTTTAGCGAAGGTGTTCATAGAGAAAATATGATTAATTGCTGTGAAGGTTTGTTAGCAGAAGGTGTAATACCAATTGCGAATGAAGACGATGCCGTTTCTGTAACCATGTCTATGTTTTCTGATAATGATGAATTGGCGAGTTTGATTGCACAATTGATTAATGCAGACAAATTAATTATCTTAACAGATATTGATGGATTGTATACCGGACATCCAGAATCTGAAAGTAGCGATTTAATCACAAATGTAAATCCTGATGAAGATTTAGATAAATACATTAAAGACAGCAACAAGAAACCTGGTGAAGGTCGTGGCGGAATGGGGTCTAAATTAGATTATGCACAAGAAGCTGCAGCAAAGAACATTCCTACCTATATCGCAAACGGAAAAAGAGACAATACCATTATTGATATTATCGACGGAAAGTCTGTTGGTACAAAAGTGGCACTTTAA
- the proC gene encoding pyrroline-5-carboxylate reductase has product MKILVIGAGNMGLTYAQGMSKSKLLKKKNIMILDKSEEKLEELNEISHFDAFKELEDCVPKADIIFIAVKPYHAENLFKALKPFVKPGQVLVSIMAGINIENIKKYSGLNKIVRAMPNLPAQIGKGLTSYVTSEEVSRIEKLTVESFLDTTGKSMEVSSEKFIDASTGISGSGPAYVFYFMQSMMEAALKMGFSKKDSTVLVSQTFTGAVELFNQSNLSPNSWMEKVASKGGTTRAALDSMEDNNVNELIKDAAFAAFNRAVELGKEH; this is encoded by the coding sequence ATGAAAATTTTAGTAATTGGCGCAGGAAACATGGGTCTAACTTATGCTCAAGGAATGTCTAAATCAAAATTGTTGAAGAAAAAAAACATCATGATTTTAGACAAATCTGAAGAGAAGTTAGAAGAATTGAATGAAATTTCTCACTTTGATGCTTTTAAGGAACTAGAAGATTGTGTACCTAAAGCAGACATTATCTTTATTGCTGTAAAACCATACCATGCAGAAAACCTATTTAAAGCTTTAAAACCATTTGTAAAACCAGGGCAAGTTTTAGTCTCTATAATGGCTGGTATTAATATAGAAAACATCAAAAAATATTCTGGTTTAAACAAGATTGTAAGAGCAATGCCTAATTTACCCGCTCAAATTGGTAAAGGCTTAACATCTTACGTAACTTCTGAAGAAGTGTCTAGAATAGAAAAATTAACTGTTGAAAGTTTTTTAGATACCACTGGAAAATCTATGGAAGTAAGCAGTGAAAAATTTATCGATGCATCTACAGGTATTTCTGGTAGTGGACCTGCATACGTTTTCTACTTTATGCAAAGTATGATGGAAGCAGCTTTAAAAATGGGCTTTTCAAAAAAAGACTCTACAGTGTTGGTAAGTCAGACTTTTACAGGTGCAGTAGAACTCTTTAACCAATCTAACTTATCGCCAAATTCTTGGATGGAAAAAGTAGCTTCTAAAGGCGGTACCACACGTGCAGCTTTAGATTCTATGGAAGATAATAATGTAAACGAATTAATTAAAGACGCCGCTTTTGCCGCTTTTAATAGAGCTGTAGAGTTAGGTAAAGAACATTAA
- a CDS encoding GNAT family N-acetyltransferase, which produces MVITTFDAYTRLSFLNIDKITNFIHQHLEKNRDDKSAIRKSLLYAAKEIPSLGGYAFVMEKDDEIIGATIINKTGMSEYQSENLLAYLAVHKEFRNKGVATKLLNEAIDYCNGNITLNINKKNDAIGLFEKNGFESKKIQMTLHKK; this is translated from the coding sequence ATGGTTATAACAACATTTGACGCCTATACAAGGTTGTCGTTCTTAAATATAGATAAAATTACAAATTTTATACACCAACATTTAGAAAAAAATAGAGACGATAAAAGTGCCATAAGAAAATCTTTATTATATGCTGCAAAAGAAATTCCTAGTTTAGGTGGTTATGCTTTTGTTATGGAGAAAGATGATGAAATTATTGGAGCTACCATTATTAATAAAACAGGAATGAGTGAATACCAGTCAGAAAATCTATTAGCTTATTTGGCTGTTCATAAAGAGTTTAGAAACAAAGGCGTTGCCACAAAACTATTAAATGAAGCTATTGACTATTGTAACGGAAATATTACACTGAACATTAATAAAAAAAATGATGCGATTGGATTATTTGAAAAAAACGGATTTGAATCCAAAAAAATTCAAATGACATTGCATAAAAAGTAA
- a CDS encoding TetR family transcriptional regulator, whose translation MGRKNLSVIRKKEIIISFYEVAKKIGLENTSFAKIADEMNISKSLIIHYFQSRESLLIGLNEYMLEQHLHIVSDKSLRINSKENIERLIHSLFSRSWNSYFDDGVFYSCYALIYRMKEFNESFKKYLEELHIILEKQLIEAKENNLIKNDNIKEVTEIMYALIDGAYYYLGLFEENDENYKNKVKLYQKYALSLLQFN comes from the coding sequence ATGGGAAGAAAAAATTTAAGCGTAATAAGAAAGAAAGAAATAATTATTTCTTTTTATGAAGTAGCTAAAAAAATAGGTTTAGAAAACACTTCATTTGCCAAAATTGCTGATGAAATGAATATAAGTAAAAGTCTAATTATTCATTACTTTCAGTCTAGAGAATCTTTATTAATAGGGCTAAATGAATATATGTTAGAACAACATTTACATATAGTTAGTGATAAAAGCCTTAGAATAAACTCTAAAGAGAATATTGAAAGATTGATACATTCTTTATTCTCTAGAAGTTGGAATAGTTATTTTGATGATGGTGTATTTTATAGTTGTTATGCGCTAATATATAGAATGAAAGAATTTAATGAAAGTTTTAAAAAATATTTAGAAGAACTACATATTATTTTAGAAAAACAATTGATAGAAGCTAAAGAAAATAACCTTATTAAAAATGATAATATTAAGGAAGTTACAGAAATTATGTATGCACTAATTGATGGTGCTTATTATTATTTAGGGTTATTCGAAGAAAATGATGAAAACTATAAGAACAAAGTCAAATTATATCAAAAGTATGCTTTAAGCTTACTTCAATTCAACTAA
- a CDS encoding alkaline phosphatase family protein, translating to MKLLKLLLIFLFLGIGCKAKEEVPVKKKKVVFIIVDGVSNDQLKKANTPILDAIAEKGSYSDAFVGGIKETIAETPTISAVGYNSLLTGTWANKHNVYGNSIHKPNYNYPTIFRFLKDSIPDLKTAIFSTWLDNRTKLVGENLPATRKMKLDYHYDGFELDTVGFPHDRKRKYIRNIDSIVSNEANRYIKKEAPDVSWVYLQFSDDMGHGYGDSKEFDEAVYFEDTNVGKIYEAVNYREKNFNEDWLFIVTTDHGRSVEDGRGHGGQSDRERSTWMITNKNDFNKYFKTSTVGIVDVFPTITDFFNVDIPAELQQELDGISFYNSKSVKNFRGEYENDSLHFSWDGIEQLEENATISFSTTNNFKKGSKDNFIELATVKLSDTKFTKAFPTEKTDTIKCILTTKNQILNTTIILKN from the coding sequence ATGAAATTACTAAAATTATTATTGATTTTTCTTTTTCTAGGTATCGGCTGTAAAGCTAAAGAAGAAGTGCCTGTTAAAAAGAAAAAAGTGGTCTTCATAATTGTAGATGGCGTCTCAAATGATCAATTGAAAAAAGCCAATACACCAATTTTAGATGCAATTGCAGAGAAAGGGAGTTATAGTGATGCTTTTGTAGGAGGAATAAAAGAAACCATAGCAGAAACACCTACAATTTCAGCAGTCGGTTATAACAGTTTATTAACAGGAACATGGGCAAACAAACACAATGTTTACGGTAATAGCATTCACAAACCAAATTATAACTATCCAACAATCTTCCGATTCTTAAAGGACTCTATACCAGATTTAAAGACTGCCATTTTTTCTACTTGGCTAGATAATAGAACAAAATTAGTAGGAGAAAATTTACCAGCTACTAGAAAAATGAAACTGGACTATCATTATGATGGTTTTGAACTAGACACTGTTGGTTTTCCTCATGATAGAAAAAGGAAATATATTAGAAATATCGACAGTATTGTTTCTAATGAAGCTAATAGATACATTAAAAAAGAAGCTCCAGATGTTTCTTGGGTGTATTTACAATTTAGTGATGATATGGGACATGGATATGGTGACAGTAAAGAGTTTGATGAAGCTGTTTATTTTGAAGATACTAATGTTGGTAAAATATATGAAGCTGTAAACTACAGAGAGAAAAATTTTAATGAAGACTGGTTGTTCATTGTAACTACAGATCATGGAAGAAGTGTTGAGGATGGTAGAGGTCATGGAGGGCAAAGTGATCGAGAAAGAAGTACTTGGATGATAACGAATAAAAACGACTTTAACAAGTATTTTAAAACAAGTACCGTTGGTATTGTTGATGTTTTTCCTACAATAACAGATTTTTTTAATGTGGATATTCCAGCAGAACTACAACAAGAATTAGACGGAATTTCATTTTACAATTCAAAATCAGTAAAAAATTTCAGAGGAGAATATGAAAATGATTCACTTCATTTTTCTTGGGATGGTATAGAACAATTAGAAGAAAATGCAACTATTTCTTTCAGTACAACCAATAATTTTAAAAAAGGTAGTAAAGACAATTTTATAGAATTAGCAACCGTAAAGCTATCAGATACAAAATTTACAAAAGCTTTTCCTACAGAAAAAACAGATACTATTAAATGTATTCTAACAACCAAAAATCAAATATTAAATACAACAATCATACTAAAGAATTAA